The DNA region TGTTGAGAACTGAAAACTTGTGATTGTTTGTATTTAGTTGTGGCCAGTTTTACAATGACAACAACCTGGGAGAGTGAGGGCAAGCAcgtttcctctgagacatgtgaaaaCAACTGCCGCTCCTATGCagactgctgctaacacaaaaCCACTGAGAGCTGATCACACTTagaagaaaacaataaatgtcGATGCCACCCACACTGGCAAACATTACTTATGATAAAGAGACAGGGAGGGCCATAATGCCCCAGTGAATATAGGTCCAACATTCTGTGTTAACTGATAAATGTGGTGTAGTGTTATTTACCTCTGGTGTAACATGCCTGTTGCACTTTGCTGGAGCACTTAAGAGTCAGGTTTCTCACCATTAGGAAATCTTCCCCATAGCACTGGATTTTATAGTCCCCTGCAAGAGAGAGACTTGTATTATAATGATTCCTGTCTTGGAGCCTCTTAAAACATGTCAAATTAATCATCTACAACTGTTTAAGTTCAAATGAGTCCTTGTCTAAATTTGTGATACTTGGtgtacaataataaataacaggTCTAAATTGGGAGGTTTCTATATGCTTCTTCTGAGACATGTGAAACCAGACATTTTTCTGAATTGCCATAACACATATCACTTTAAACAACTCAacacgcttgcaggagaacCGATCTGTACTAACTGTTCGGTTATTTTAGCTAACAGGCTCCAGTGCTCTAGCACATTTTTAGCAGGATGGTGGAACAAGAAGACATACTACACTCTCAGCAAAACATTCACAATACCTTTTAATTGTCAcggtggtggtaccctcaagggtgcATATTCTATACTATTTTATCTATTTGACCtattttacattaattataGGTTTTAAAGTTATGTTGATTTCCTATGCTCCATTTAATTTCCaggacatatattttttttattttatttttttatggttctataatgaaagtttacaagtattcacctctccttctggagaaaaaaaaagtaactttaAACCACTCTCATacatatttaaaggtacatttaataTAGTTACAAATGTAcgtgtagtttttttttcctgacagtgtaCCAACCCAGAATTagatatacatatttttaagttgCATTTGTGCCATAtacactgtttgttttttgttttaaaagatgttattatttgtatatttggCAAAATTTGCTTAAAAGTGTCTGTTCCTGACATTGTAGAATGACGAATGTGGAGGAGCTGCGGAATGTCTGTACATACCTAAGCACATGGGCAGCAGCATCAGCAGCAGAAACCAGGCTTTCATTGTAGCGTTGAGTTTGTCTTCCTCAGGCTTCAGTTACAGTTGTGAAATGCTTTAGAAAACAGAAAGCACTGTCACTTTTATACAGTTTTGGCAAGTCTGAGGGACATGTtcccaaacacagacacacacacaggcacagagtAAACATCTTTATCTCCAGAGCTCATGGCAGCACAGTTTCATAGGTCATGTTCTCAGCTGGAGGGAACACTGTTGAAACAAGTTttcttttggaaaaaaaaggagCCTGGGGGACTGTTTGCATGACGTCAAGCTGATTTAAATATTGCTGAGTCATTGCTTATAGAACAGCAGAAGAGCAAAttaattcaaacattttttcttcttcttctttttgcaTCCTGCTGGGAAATTATGCATTAAATGTCCACATATGTTTGGCTCATCCATTCTCCAATTCAAGGGCATCAACATCAAGGTTGTCCCCTTTTGCTGAACTAACAGCTTCTCTTGTGAAGTGTTTACGTTACAAGTTGGAACTTTGCTTTGAAAATTTGATGCCATACAGTCACaagcattactgaggtcagatgattatttggatgattagttctggatcactaaCACCACTTCTCCTCTTAAAGCTACTGGCTGGTGCTCAGTCACTGCAGAGAACCCAGCTCCCCTGCTCTACAATCCAGTGCTGGACGGTCTTCTACTACTCTAGCTGTCACTTTGCATTAGAAGAGGTGAATTTAAGCACATTCTATTCAACAATGCAGAGGACATAAGGAGAAGGACAGAAATATGCATACATTTACATAGTCAGTGTACCTAAAATTATAGACAGTCATAGATCATTCTTATGTCACATGTACCCTTTGAATCTGACTTATATAATAGGTATATTCTGATCCTATTAGATGTTTCTTTATTTTCGGCACCATGTGAAATAATGTTTGTCAGGGCAAAGGTTTAGGGTTTCTGAACTTTCTAACGGACATAACTCAGGGATATCTGATAAGAGAGCTGGTTGTATGATCGTGGATATATCTCTTTACTTCTCCTTGAATAAAGTTTTGGTTTAATAGTGTAAAATTGCTTGCTCGTGGTCCTGAACTGTGTAGGAGGGAAAGTGAGTTCTTAAtggtgaaataaatgtaaaaaatgccCAAGAATgttacggtggaaaactgtaaaaccttGACAGTAAATGattgtaaactctaaaaaggttgaaaacagtttctgtaacagtgacataccatacatacatttatcagccaaaatactattttttacatctctttactgtaaaaaatacattatttcactgtttaacgcacaaatttatttttttacagtgaaaagTGGAATGAAGCCTCCCATCCTTGTGCTGTGGAGGGGTGGAACTGTTTTCAAGTTGTGCAGAACCAGGAAGTTTAGAACAAATCGTGCAAAGCCAGTGGCAGACCGCACTAATAttcatgtggctgaatgcagtcaaaccCTCACATTGATGTTCCAGTGGGGACAAACTCCCTGTTAATATCCTTGAttgcagaaaaacacacatttgtctGCCAACTTTTGCTCATTGTGCCTGTTGTAATAGTTGGTTAAGGTTGCCTTCTACATGAGATGGGGCTCTTCAGGCTGgaacacaacactatacaatgTAGTCATTGTAACATCGCCCTACCTATGTAACTTGATTGAAAATGTCAGCCTGGATAAGAGCATTggccaaatgccataaatgtaaatcaaatgATTGTCCTTCCCCTTAAAGGGGATATATTATGAAGGGAAAAAAGGGTGAAAAATCACTTTTACAGTGCTTGTGCACATTCATTTGGTGATCTGGACCCCACCAACTCAcatactgtgaaataaaacaacccagtcatTTTTTTATGGGTTAAGGCAAAACACATGAGGAAAAATAACCTAAGAATGTCCTTGCCTCttcctctgagtctctccagtcaTGGCACTGGAACCGCGTTTAGGTGAGAACAGAAAGATGAGGGTAAACAGTGCAAAATAACCACAGCAAATATGGACAAATAAGAATGCTGATTAATAATGTAAAAAGAAGAATGGATGAAAAATAAATGGCTAAATCTAAACTGCTGGACTGAGCTCTGGCTCAttcccatttaaaaaacaagtgCTAAAACTGGTCATTCTGAAAAGGCTTGTTTAGATGGGATTAGAATGTTGGTGTGTTGTTTGATGTCACGATTCTcggggcagactgacggaggaggacgcacttgctaaaacacagtgaactttatttaggaaagaataacaaaacagagagataaCCGAGACATAGACAAAGGAGCTAAGCGAACTAACTAGGACATAAAGTAAAATAGACGAAACCTAAACACGGAGTACTAAACAGACAAAATCTAAACACTGAgtgctaaacagacagagaaacataTTCAACCTAGACATATAACTAAATAGACAAACCtggacacagagcttaaacagagacctaaacctgaacacggaaagctaaacagactgaacGGTATTGACAACAAGAGACACAAGgaaggaaacagacagagaacaaactgaagcgagggacagacagactggactgagcaACATGACAAAAGAAGCAACAAGACTGAATTGGAACGAGAGCGATAACGAGTACGATAACaagaacgaatgaccgacaagaggaagtgatacaaggggacttaaatacttaacACCTGAGACAGAAAACGAGGGGGAGgaagaaaggcgggacatgggcggagacatgggcAACAACatacagagccatgtgctgagagagcacatggcaggaaaacagacatgacaggacgagggcgtgacatttGATCTCTGTTGTCATTTGAACAAAGCATATCAGACCCAGGGAACTTTGTTAATTAGTGGATAATGGgtgcaaaatgtttaaaatgttaaaataagctTCCATGTTGGGTTATGTAGTTATGCAGTGTAAAAAAGTATTGTTTTTAAcagtaaataattattttttcatattattttacaaGCTTATTTTTGGAGTTTTTAGATTTATCCATCCATTGTAAGTTTCCATTATAGTTTCCATTATAGTGGCTGTATTTTTTCCATTTGGCCATTGTGGTTAAGTACAGGGTCTTTTGGGTGTATGAGTTTGTCTTGTGGTGTCACTGGGTTTGTGGAAACACAAAGAAATGTGATATTTGTTGAAACTCTTGCTGAGATTCTCAGAGCCTCCAGACACATAGGGAGATAACAatgttgatgtgttctcctccTCTGCCTGTCAGTCTGATATTGTTGCCAAATCTTGTTATTGTTTTGACAAAGGCTTGGATATGTTTGCCCTTGTTGTCTTTGGACAGCCTGTTTGTGTAGGGTTCTAATTACCTTCAACTTTTGTTCCAGTGGATGATAGGAACTCAACAGCAAATTATCTGTGTCAAAACTTTGTATTTCCATACCAGAACATTTATTAGGGACGTTGACATTAGGTTAAAGAATTGTAAACAACATTATTTTTCAAGTCAGTCTGGACCACTAGTGTTGTCTCACTCTGCTTTAAGCAGTAGTGGCATTTTCAGTGTTGTTACAAATAACCTGACCGAGGGGTCCTCCATGTTCTTGAACCAGACTAGATATTGTTCTTAAGGTTTGCAGGAATTTCCTTTCCACTTCCTCCTCATATAAACTGGCCACACTAGAAGATGTCAGATGGCACACACTTATGTTTCTGTCTGTATCAATCATCAatcatcaaatttatttgtatagcgctttttacaactgatgttgtcacaaagcagcttcacagaattccagtagacaaatatttgacattaaatgtaaacatcacTAGGTGAGCCagccaggggtgacagtggcaaggaaaaactccctcagctgaggaagaaaccttgggaggaaacaaggctcacaaggggtgacctgtcctcctctggtcaatctactggtaataatagttaggagtccatgagaacttcagtgtaggggcagcttcaaggcacttgtgtgggcagctggtctgaagcatggaggaggatctcgacagtcatccatcagtgtccagatggACAGGTGGGCGGTTGTTTActctgaaaaatgtaaaggcatggaactgtttggtgtttgtaaagcagaaatgGGAACATTTaaagagtgtggctaatgactccggtaGATCTGACTATGaaagctttaactaaaaggagagaaccagaaggacacacagacgtgGGAgcgtcctgaaacactggcatccctccgctccactgtCAACAAACTTGAGTGATTGCATAAAGCGGCGGACGACatcagc from Hoplias malabaricus isolate fHopMal1 chromosome 8, fHopMal1.hap1, whole genome shotgun sequence includes:
- the wu:fj16a03 gene encoding uncharacterized protein wu:fj16a03, whose protein sequence is MKAWFLLLMLLPMCLGDYKIQCYGEDFLMVRNLTLKCSSKVQQACYTRDSGEKGCARLDFCKKPGWDCCQTDLCNA